One Methanomassiliicoccales archaeon genomic region harbors:
- a CDS encoding carbon-nitrogen hydrolase family protein — translation MEAIVRVAAAQISPVFMEKEATVDRVCRAIEEASKKGAKLIVFSETFIPGYPYWRGILPISKWSEWMVRYQKNSVRIPGPEVDLLCEVSRDEGIVTVVGCSEKSDIAGSETLYNTLLFINNDGSILGRHRKLMPTHAERMIWGMGDANDVRVFNTSIGKIGGMICYEHHMTLQKSAMALLGEEIHCAVWPGWWVMDRHPGEKRRWRNGDSIFSCDIMHAIREYAFENQVFVISVGQYIPDKEMPEECRDFNVAAGGSFVANPAGVVLAGPVMNKEEIIYVDLNAEDRLLTKAYFDAVGHYSRPDIFRLEIKTK, via the coding sequence ATGGAAGCAATTGTGAGAGTTGCGGCTGCCCAGATATCCCCAGTTTTCATGGAAAAGGAGGCGACAGTCGACAGAGTCTGCCGTGCGATAGAAGAGGCGTCTAAGAAAGGTGCAAAGCTCATCGTTTTCTCCGAAACCTTCATTCCGGGATATCCTTATTGGCGAGGAATACTGCCAATATCAAAATGGTCAGAATGGATGGTCAGATACCAAAAGAATTCTGTAAGGATTCCAGGACCTGAGGTTGATCTTTTGTGTGAAGTATCACGTGATGAGGGGATCGTAACTGTCGTTGGTTGTAGTGAGAAAAGCGACATAGCAGGAAGCGAGACGCTATACAACACACTGCTATTCATCAACAACGATGGTTCCATTCTTGGCAGACACCGAAAGCTTATGCCTACACATGCTGAAAGAATGATATGGGGAATGGGAGATGCGAATGATGTCAGAGTCTTCAACACATCCATCGGAAAAATCGGAGGCATGATCTGCTACGAACACCACATGACCCTTCAGAAGAGCGCTATGGCACTGCTTGGAGAAGAAATCCATTGCGCAGTATGGCCCGGGTGGTGGGTGATGGATAGACATCCCGGCGAAAAGAGACGATGGAGAAATGGAGATTCGATTTTTTCATGCGACATCATGCATGCAATTAGAGAATACGCATTCGAAAATCAGGTGTTTGTAATAAGCGTCGGTCAATACATTCCAGATAAGGAAATGCCCGAGGAGTGCAGAGATTTTAATGTTGCCGCTGGTGGAAGCTTCGTTGCGAATCCCGCAGGTGTAGTATTGGCAGGTCCTGTCATGAATAAAGAAGAGATCATCTACGTAGATTTGAACGCAGAAGATCGCTTGCTGACTAAGGCATATTTTGATGCAGTTGGTCACTATTCACGCCCTGACATCTTTAGACTCGAAATAAAAACAAAGTGA
- a CDS encoding calcium/sodium antiporter → MSVLTDVLLLITGFTAVYFGGRYFIDNASKLAAALKVRPFIIGSTIVAFGTSAPEFFLALLAGIQGSSTVSLGNVVGANVANVTVILALCALITPITMRFDMIKRESVFAIIAVVFLFMLSLDGEISLVDGSMMVLVFGIIAVSMIILMKTKKPNDAVAMEYEEICAPCPRISTSFLSLVIGLLILLIGAQVALDSGLRIAIELGLSEFFIGLTVMTLGTTLPEIAVSILAAFRKGTDIALGNSLGSVVFNTLVVAGMGGMLQGLEITATLIIAGITPLILFTTLLVIILMRRNSISRQYGILLFGLYIGFIIANYLIE, encoded by the coding sequence ATGAGCGTTCTCACGGATGTTTTACTGCTCATAACAGGATTTACAGCAGTCTATTTTGGCGGTAGGTATTTTATTGACAATGCGTCAAAACTTGCTGCAGCGCTGAAGGTGCGTCCATTCATTATAGGATCGACAATCGTCGCATTTGGCACATCTGCTCCCGAATTCTTCCTTGCACTTCTTGCTGGAATTCAGGGCAGCTCGACAGTTTCGCTCGGAAACGTCGTAGGCGCTAATGTGGCCAATGTCACCGTCATACTAGCTCTATGCGCATTAATAACACCGATTACTATGCGATTTGATATGATTAAGCGAGAATCAGTTTTTGCTATAATTGCAGTAGTTTTCTTATTCATGCTCTCCCTTGATGGCGAAATTTCTCTCGTCGATGGATCGATGATGGTCTTGGTTTTTGGAATCATAGCGGTGTCTATGATAATCCTAATGAAAACAAAGAAACCAAACGATGCGGTCGCGATGGAGTATGAGGAGATTTGCGCTCCCTGCCCTCGAATATCCACGAGTTTTTTATCGCTCGTGATTGGATTATTGATTCTCCTTATCGGTGCACAAGTCGCTCTTGATTCGGGATTACGTATTGCGATAGAACTAGGGTTAAGTGAGTTCTTTATTGGTCTTACAGTAATGACTTTAGGAACGACATTACCTGAAATTGCTGTGAGCATTTTGGCAGCGTTTAGAAAAGGAACGGACATAGCGTTGGGAAACAGCCTGGGATCGGTGGTTTTCAATACTTTAGTCGTTGCAGGCATGGGCGGGATGCTACAGGGGCTCGAAATTACCGCAACTTTAATTATTGCCGGAATTACGCCTTTGATCCTTTTCACGACCCTGCTAGTTATAATATTGATGAGGCGTAATAGTATCAGCCGGCAGTATGGCATTTTGTTATTTGGTCTTTACATTGGATTTATCATAGCCAATTACTTGATTGAGTAA
- a CDS encoding mechanosensitive ion channel, translating into MILEDPIIGSITILDLVMFIIVLLLMVVVAKSTYALLRRFLDVRITKKRSKMIAKIVQYSLIAVGLYLGFWEVLKLDISALLVSLGVIGIAIALASQQVIQNAFAGILISFTKPLEVEDWVEVGGMPATGLCRVKDINLINTVMRDLDGRILYIPNSFLIGNKLINYTKGGFVALTIPIWVSRDEDIEKIAKIILEEADKDQFILPRVTEEERTRIAKILERPRFKILFEGKIDMNLFNPQVNLAEIQGSRIKLAVKIWVREINRRDEIISTFLKNLRMRFENEGIKLVDV; encoded by the coding sequence ATGATTCTCGAAGATCCAATCATCGGAAGCATTACCATTCTTGACCTGGTGATGTTTATAATAGTTCTTTTACTAATGGTAGTCGTTGCCAAATCTACTTATGCACTGCTGAGAAGATTTCTAGATGTGAGAATAACAAAAAAACGCTCGAAGATGATAGCGAAGATTGTTCAATATTCCCTGATTGCAGTTGGGTTGTATCTCGGATTCTGGGAAGTACTCAAACTCGATATCTCGGCTCTGCTAGTTTCTTTGGGTGTAATCGGTATCGCTATTGCGCTTGCATCTCAGCAAGTCATTCAAAATGCGTTTGCTGGAATATTGATATCATTTACAAAGCCGCTTGAAGTTGAGGACTGGGTGGAGGTAGGAGGAATGCCGGCGACCGGTCTCTGTCGTGTAAAGGATATCAACTTAATTAACACCGTGATGAGGGATCTTGATGGTCGAATTCTGTATATTCCCAACTCCTTTTTGATAGGAAATAAACTCATCAACTACACGAAAGGTGGATTTGTCGCATTGACAATCCCCATTTGGGTTTCAAGGGACGAGGATATTGAAAAGATTGCCAAGATCATTTTGGAAGAAGCCGACAAAGATCAGTTCATTCTACCACGCGTTACCGAAGAGGAAAGAACGAGGATCGCAAAAATCTTGGAGCGCCCGCGTTTCAAAATATTATTTGAAGGTAAAATCGACATGAATCTTTTCAATCCACAGGTAAACTTGGCGGAAATCCAAGGATCACGAATAAAGCTTGCGGTAAAGATATGGGTGAGGGAAATAAACAGAAGGGACGAAATCATATCAACATTCTTGAAAAATCTCCGAATGAGATTTGAAAATGAAGGTATAAAGCTCGTTGATGTTTGA